A genomic window from Cyprinus carpio isolate SPL01 chromosome A2, ASM1834038v1, whole genome shotgun sequence includes:
- the LOC109069658 gene encoding phospholipid phosphatase 2-like, translating to MSDLKKNKLFMVLMDIVCVLVVAMPFIIMTIMFRPYQRGVYCDDETIRYPYRPDTISHKMMAAVTISCSIIIIISGEAYLVYTKRLDAYLVFNQYAAALYKVVGTFLFGACVSQSLTDMAKYTIGRLRPNFMAVCAPEVCVGYILEINCTGNPRNVTESRLSFYSGHSSFGMYCMLFLALYVQARMASKWARLLRPTIQFFLVAFAIYVGYTRVSDYKHHWSDVVVGLLQGALVAVLTVRYISDFFKERPPRCQDVENAENEDSERKPSLQIVDTDRNHYSYSRPV from the exons tggcGATGCCGTTCATCATAATGACCATCATGTTCCGGCCGTACCAGCGTGGCGTTTACTGCGATGATGAGACCATCCGTTACCCCTACAGACCAGACACCATCTCTCACAAAATGATGGCAGCTGTTACCATCTCCTGCTCCATCATTATC ATCATTTCTGGAGAGGCCTACCTGGTCTACACCAAACGTTTGGATGCCTATTTGGTCTTTAACCAGTACGCTGCGGCGCTCTATAAAGTGGTGGGGACATTTCTGTTCGGTGCGTGTGTGAGCCAGTCTCTGACCGATATGGCCAAGTACACCATCGGACGCTTACGGCCCAACTTCATGGCGGTGTGTGCTCCAGAAGTGTGTGTGGGCTACATTCTGGAGATCAACTGCACGGGAAACCCTCGCAACGTGACCGAATCCAG GCTGTCGTTCTACTCCGGTCACTCCTCCTTCGGGATGTACTGCATGTTGTTTCTGGCG CTGTATGTCCAGGCACGTATGGCATCCAAGTGGGCCCGCCTCCTCAGACCCACAATTCAGTTCTTCCTGGTGGCCTTTGCCATTTATGTGGGATACACACGTGTGTCTGACTACAAGCACCACTGGAGCGATGTGGTCGTGGGTCTCCTGCAAGGGGCGCTGGTCGCAGTCCTCACG GTGCGATACATCTCGGACTTCTTTAAAGAGCGCCCTCCTCGCTGCCAGGATGTTGAAAATGCTGAAAACGAAGACAGCGAACGCAAGCCCAGCCTTCAGATCGTAGACACGGACAGAAACCATTACTCCTACAGCAGGCCTGTCTGa